In the genome of Arcobacter sp. F155, one region contains:
- a CDS encoding DNA mismatch repair protein has translation MREEVQALLDEKKTLLTITYFKLQQLFEKKYGENTVVLMEIGTFFEVYEVNNDEEQIGKAKEIAELLNIQLTRKNKSILENSKENPIMAGVPAISLEKHLARIIAEQKYTVVIIRQKGVPPKVSRYLDTVVSPGTNFDFVIDQDENNITSLVVDQIKGIYLVGYSAIDVTTGKCYYNEVHGTSEDKFYALDEVFNYMNMHRTNEVVVTFADKNINQKEVIDYLELKLKTFHIGTFIPKINYQNELFKNVFDVESLLTAIEHLDMERVPLSSQSLAILIDFVIGHDSNIVQKLSLPIKLDVSKYIYLGNNALEQLNIIETSHNPSLIKLINNTSTAMGKRLLKERLTHPVKDSKELLRRFALSKELFDYHGPIENELANIYDIERLTRRIKLARLHPFELNYLYDSLLSIKEVVAFMENYKFITPPCSLAQLQMFIDSIESTFDLAISGKYMLKDVESNMVCDGINHEIDELNRQNEVLYSKLELIKEHILNLLNAKDSNFVSINRLDKEGFFLGLTKNRYNLVKEDLLNSHIIIEDDLLLFKDFNYKVQTTSVKISCKLTDEISDKYVHNLRKIIELNKLVFKEKLNEFEKKFATLLEELVQFIAEVDLTVSNIKTAKKYNYVCPKIVKTKDDENFLELIDLRHPIIEANEEQGIYVPNDIILGELSLAKDEFKDNVIIKNSNPVNMFDNKMHGILLYGINSSGKSSLMKSIGIAVILAQAGFYVPAKSMRFSIFDSVFTRISGADNIAKGLSSFAVEMLELKNIFNRASKRSLILGDEISHSTETMSGLSIVASAILKLAKLESIFVFATHLHQLPEIKEIEKLKNIISLHLSVMYQDEEDKLIFDRKLKHGSGSSMYGLEYAKSLHMDREFLSVANDIRKRLTDDYDKVERLTQKKTSKYNKDVFASSCVICGRACDDVHHIKEQARANKDGFIGHVNQNHKYNLIPLCKLHHKMVHEGKVNINGFVATSKGLELHYTMTEEQE, from the coding sequence TTGAGAGAAGAAGTTCAAGCCTTATTAGACGAGAAGAAAACTCTACTTACAATTACGTATTTTAAACTTCAACAACTTTTTGAAAAGAAGTATGGAGAAAATACTGTAGTACTTATGGAAATAGGTACTTTCTTTGAAGTTTATGAAGTTAATAATGATGAAGAACAAATAGGAAAAGCTAAAGAGATAGCAGAACTATTAAATATTCAATTAACTAGAAAAAATAAATCTATTTTAGAAAACTCAAAAGAAAACCCAATCATGGCAGGTGTTCCTGCTATATCACTAGAAAAACATCTTGCTAGAATTATTGCTGAACAAAAATACACAGTAGTAATTATAAGACAAAAAGGTGTTCCTCCAAAGGTAAGTAGATATCTTGATACAGTAGTAAGCCCTGGTACAAACTTTGATTTTGTAATTGACCAAGATGAAAACAATATCACTTCACTTGTAGTTGACCAAATAAAAGGTATCTATCTTGTAGGTTATTCAGCTATTGATGTAACTACAGGAAAGTGTTACTACAATGAAGTACATGGTACTAGTGAAGATAAGTTTTATGCTTTAGATGAAGTATTTAACTATATGAATATGCACCGTACAAATGAAGTTGTTGTAACTTTTGCAGATAAAAATATAAATCAAAAAGAAGTAATTGATTATCTTGAGTTAAAACTAAAGACTTTTCATATTGGAACATTTATTCCAAAGATTAATTATCAAAATGAACTATTTAAAAATGTATTTGATGTGGAATCACTACTTACAGCAATAGAACATCTTGATATGGAAAGAGTTCCTCTTAGTTCTCAAAGTTTAGCAATACTTATTGATTTTGTTATAGGACATGATTCAAATATTGTTCAAAAGCTTTCACTTCCAATTAAACTTGATGTTTCAAAATATATTTACTTAGGAAATAATGCTTTAGAGCAATTAAATATTATAGAAACTTCTCATAATCCAAGTTTGATAAAACTTATAAACAATACTTCAACAGCAATGGGAAAAAGACTTTTAAAAGAGAGACTAACTCACCCTGTAAAAGATAGCAAAGAGTTGTTAAGAAGGTTTGCTCTTTCAAAAGAGCTTTTTGATTATCATGGACCTATTGAAAATGAATTAGCAAATATCTATGATATAGAAAGACTTACAAGAAGAATAAAGCTTGCAAGGCTTCATCCTTTTGAATTAAACTATTTATATGATTCTCTTCTTAGTATAAAAGAAGTAGTAGCTTTTATGGAGAACTATAAGTTTATAACTCCGCCTTGTTCTTTAGCACAACTTCAAATGTTTATAGATTCTATTGAATCAACTTTTGATTTAGCTATTTCTGGAAAGTATATGCTTAAAGATGTTGAATCAAATATGGTTTGTGATGGAATAAACCATGAAATAGATGAACTAAACAGACAAAATGAAGTTTTATATTCAAAATTAGAATTGATAAAAGAGCATATTTTAAATCTATTAAATGCAAAAGACTCAAACTTTGTAAGTATCAATAGACTTGATAAAGAAGGTTTCTTTTTAGGCTTAACTAAAAATAGATATAACTTAGTAAAAGAAGACCTGTTAAACTCACATATTATCATTGAAGATGATTTACTTCTTTTCAAAGACTTTAACTATAAAGTGCAAACTACTTCTGTAAAAATCTCTTGCAAACTTACAGATGAAATCTCAGATAAGTATGTACATAATCTAAGAAAAATCATTGAGCTAAATAAACTTGTATTTAAAGAAAAACTAAATGAGTTTGAAAAGAAGTTTGCAACACTACTTGAAGAGTTAGTTCAGTTTATTGCTGAGGTTGATTTAACAGTTTCAAATATCAAAACAGCAAAAAAATACAACTATGTTTGTCCAAAGATAGTAAAAACTAAAGATGATGAAAACTTCTTAGAGCTTATTGATTTAAGACATCCAATTATTGAAGCAAATGAAGAGCAGGGGATTTATGTACCAAATGATATTATCTTAGGGGAATTATCCCTTGCTAAAGATGAGTTCAAAGATAATGTGATAATCAAAAACTCAAATCCTGTAAATATGTTTGATAATAAAATGCATGGTATTTTACTTTATGGAATAAACTCTTCTGGTAAATCTTCACTTATGAAATCAATTGGTATTGCTGTTATTTTAGCTCAAGCAGGTTTTTATGTGCCTGCTAAATCAATGAGATTTTCAATTTTTGATTCAGTATTTACAAGAATTAGTGGAGCTGATAATATAGCTAAGGGACTTTCTTCTTTTGCAGTTGAAATGCTTGAACTTAAAAATATTTTCAATCGTGCTTCAAAAAGATCATTAATCTTAGGAGATGAAATCTCTCATAGTACAGAGACAATGAGTGGTTTATCTATTGTTGCAAGTGCTATTTTAAAACTAGCAAAACTAGAATCAATCTTTGTTTTTGCAACACACTTACATCAATTACCAGAGATAAAAGAGATAGAAAAGCTTAAAAATATAATTTCACTTCACTTATCCGTAATGTATCAAGATGAAGAAGATAAATTAATCTTTGATAGAAAACTAAAACATGGAAGTGGTTCTTCTATGTATGGTTTAGAGTATGCAAAATCACTTCATATGGATAGAGAGTTCTTAAGTGTTGCAAATGATATTAGAAAGCGATTAACGGACGATTATGATAAGGTTGAAAGGCTTACTCAAAAGAAGACTTCAAAATACAACAAAGATGTTTTTGCTTCATCTTGTGTTATTTGTGGAAGAGCTTGTGATGATGTACACCATATCAAAGAACAAGCAAGAGCAAATAAAGATGGCTTCATAGGTCATGTAAATCAAAATCATAAATATAACTTAATACCTCTTTGTAAACTACATCATAAGATGGTACATGAAGGAAAAGTAAATATAAATGGTTTTGTAGCTACAAGTAAAGGTTTAGAGCTTCATTATACTATGACAGAAGAGCAAGAGTAA
- a CDS encoding HPP family protein, whose product MSYIKKIKGNKAELPPKVKTIDVAFAFIGAFIAISIVAYLTDSYENIFIMGSFGATCVLLFGFSDSPFSQPRNIFFGHVISTFMGLFFLHFVGDYWWSLALALASAIAVMLLTRTVHPPAGSNPVIVFIMGSSWEFLFLPTALGAIIVILVGVFYNNLHKKRVYPNYWI is encoded by the coding sequence ATGAGTTACATAAAAAAAATAAAAGGAAATAAAGCAGAACTTCCACCAAAAGTAAAAACTATTGACGTTGCCTTTGCTTTTATTGGTGCATTTATTGCAATATCGATTGTTGCCTATCTTACTGATAGTTATGAAAATATCTTTATTATGGGTTCATTTGGAGCAACTTGTGTTTTACTATTTGGATTTAGTGATAGTCCCTTTTCACAACCAAGAAATATCTTTTTTGGGCATGTGATATCTACATTTATGGGATTATTCTTTTTACATTTTGTTGGTGATTATTGGTGGAGTTTAGCTCTTGCTTTAGCTTCTGCTATTGCAGTGATGCTATTAACAAGAACAGTTCACCCGCCAGCTGGTTCTAATCCTGTTATTGTATTTATCATGGGTTCATCTTGGGAGTTTCTATTTTTACCAACAGCTTTAGGAGCTATTATAGTAATTCTAGTTGGAGTTTTTTATAATAATTTACATAAAAAAAGAGTTTATCCAAACTACTGGATATAA